The segment ttttctttttttttttttttttaaagattcatttatttattatatgtaagtacactgtagctgtcttcagacactccagaagagggcatcagatttcgttacggatggttgtgagccaccatgtggttgctgggatttgaactcaggactttggaagagcagtcagcactcttaaccactgagccatctcaccagcccgtgagGGTCCTTTCTTAAGAGGTCTTAGAGGAAGGCAAAGGCCTTCATCCCACATAGTTGATAAGTAGTCCACAGCATAGTCCTGTATCCCAGAGGAGGAATATGCTTGTCAGAGAATGTCGGGACATGATGAAAAAGGCACATCTGCTTGAATGCATCCACTGTACTGTTAGCCCTCTAGTGTCCTGAGCCTGTGGACCGACTCGGGGAATTAAGAGTAACAGCTGCCACTCTCCTGGCATCTAGGCACATGAGGAGTCTAGTGTGTTAGGGGAGATAGAATAGGGCTTTTGGTAGAGGGCCTGCCATTTTCTTTAAGGTGGCAATACGAAAGAGGTTGCTGCAGGTGGGTGTGGTTTAACTAGCTTCCCTCATCCAAAACCTTTATGCTTGGTACAGAGGCTCAAATAGAAAAGATATGgagatatctgtgtgtgtgtgtgtatgtgtgtgtgtgtgtgtgtgtgtgtgtgcatctgtctgtctatctgtctatgtcacgtgtatgtgtctgtgtgtatatctatctgtctgtatgtctgtctgtgagcATGTAAGTgtcatgtgtgtctctgtgtgtgtctgtgtatacccacagagaccagaagaaggcatcagaccacctgcagctggagtcacaggtggttgtgagccacccagtgtgggtgctaggaaccaaactcaggccctctggaaaagcagcaagcactcttcatCTCTCCGGCTCCTACCTAATGTGTTGCTTTTAACGGCACTGTTTGAAAAGTCTTTACAAACACAAGTTCTATCTCTAGGTAGCTTCAGTTTTATCAATTGTCCTGAAGTTTCTTGGCTCTCAGCCAACAGGAAGTGTAAATTAGATCCTAAACTAgggacctccttttcctttctgggcCCTTCTAGTAGTTCCTGCTTTGGGGGGAAGACAGCCAGGTAGCTGAGGTCAAATCCTATGAGATGCGGGTGGAGCCCATGCCCCAAGAGCTTTTTTGCTGGGTAGCACACCGCTGTTGTAAGGCTCCTGACATCTGATTCAGGAGTCTGTGGGCCGTGGCACAGGCCAGGCCACCTTTCCTGGGTCATTTTCTTAGTATCCCATGAGCTCATCCAAACATCCGCGGTTGGGTATGAGGCAGTTCTACCTCTAGGCATTGGTTGACTGTCAGCCTGGGACAGCAGGGGTGGCTAAGCTATGTGTCTGCTGtcctctggctggctggctccagCTCAGGCCTGTCCTTATCCCAGCTCAGCAAGGATCcaagaaggaagacagaagggAGGTATCCTTCcattgcatttctttttcttttttgagataggcctTCATGGATCCCAGACCGGCCTCAGACTTGCTGAGTAGCCAGGGGTGACCTCGATACTCTTGCTTCCAGATCCTAAATCCTGGTATAACAGGTCTGCAACAGCACACTCAGTCCTTTCTCCTATATTCTGCTAGCCAGAAAAAGTCACTGGCCAAGAGATAGGGAAATAGATGTTACCTGTTGATGGAGAGCAGCTTTAAAAGCCTATGGCGAAGTGGCCTGTGCTGGGGGAAAGGACAGTTTTACAGATAGTCTTCTGCAAAGAAGATAGCCGGAGTCACATCTTATGGGGTCTTGAAGTCCAAAGTGAGGCTTTTATTCTGTGCCTGGGGAGAAAGGCTTGGGTGGAGGGGATGCAGGAGCTGTTGAGCATCCTCCCACAGGGAGGATGAGTCAGAGCCAGATCCCAGCAAAAGCCAGAGAGCCACTGCTCCAAGTTATGAATCCAGGAGGAAACCAGGGCGGGGTGCAGGTTAGATGGTGGCTGAAGAGTGGACACTATCAAAGAAACAAGATATCTCACCGAAGTGATCCATCAATGGGTGGGTCTGGGGGAATGGCTTAAGCAGCATAGTGAGTGGCAGATTAAGTAGCATGCTGTGGCATGTTTGAGTGTATACCAGCTTCCTCTATTCCCACTCCCTGACCCCTGACCATCACCTCTTGGAAGATCAGAGAGACAaacggggtggtggtgggaggagtCTACCAGCCTGCCCCCAGACTTCACGTCTgctccagatagatagatagatagatagatagatagatagatagatagatagatagatagatagatgtatgtttggggggggttgtttgttttttaactaaacaTTCTCATGTATTctaagctgcccttgaacttgccaggtagccaaggatggctttgaactcctgagcctcccACCTTTTTcttccaagttctggggttactggaCTAGATCTCTATGCCCagttttatgcagtgctagggTGTTAAACCCAGGGCTACATGCATGTAAAGTAAGCATTCTGTCAACTGAGTCACGTTCCCAaacccttttcttctttaaagcaAGTGTGAGGCCAGGCATGTGAAGCcagtatctgagttcaaggccggcttGGTCTGCATAGCAGGTTCTAGGTCAGCTTGGGGTACGtcataagaccctgtctttttttttttttccattttttattaggtatttagctcatttacatttccaatgctataccaaaagtccaccatacccacccacccccactcccctacccacccacttcccctttttggtcctggcgttcccctgtactggggcatataaagtttgcaagaccaatgggcctctcttcccagtgatggccaactaggccatcttttgatacatatgcaactagagtcaagagctccggggtactggttagttcataatgttgttccacctatagggttaagaccctgtcttaataaatcaataaaaaataaaataagcaacagTGATAGCACCTTCTAGAGAAGTTGATTTAGGGATGGGTGGTGTTTTAGGACTTCTATAGCCATAATAAACACCATGACTTAAGCAAGTTGgtgagaaaaggatttatttcagttacatttctatATCATAGTCACTTCAGTGGacgtcagggcaggaactgaagcaaaggctaTGGTGGAGAGCTGCTTACACGCTTGCTCACTGTGACTTGTTCAGCCTGTTTCttgtctttcgagacagggtttctctgtgtagccctggctgtcctgaaactcactttgtaaaccaggctggcttcgaactcagaaatccgcctgcctctgcctcccgagtgctgggattaaaggcgtgcatcaccacgccctGCATTCAGCCTgtttcttataggacccaggacCACCACCAGCAGCCTAGGAATTgctctgcccacagtgggctgggtcctcccacatccatCATTAATCAAGTAAATAACACCACAGGCGCAATTGCCCACAGGACAGTACGGTGAGGCAGTTTCTCAGTGGAGATTTCTTTTTCCAAGATGACGCTagcttgtgtcacgttgacacaGACCCAGCCAGCAGAGATGGGGTGTGCTTCAGGGATGCTCTGTCCATGGAAATTGAGCAGGTGATGGCCACTATGGGCCTTTTAATACTCAGCACTAGCCCCACAAGGTCCAGGGAGTCCTATGCCACCGTTGGCTTTTCCAAAAGGCCATTCTGTTGCTttggggtttgggtttgtttggggtttttttagttgtttttgttttgttgttgttgttcatttgtttttgttttgttggtttttgtatttcatttttttcaagacagggcctctctgtataactctggccatcctggaatttgctctgtatactaggttggtctcagactcagagatctgcctgcctctgcctctgcctctgcctccccagtgctgggaagaccATTCTAGGCATTGTTTACTACTCTGGTTGTTGGCGAGAACCTGGGAGAGTGGGACCTAAAAATGAGGCAGACTAAAGCCCCATGCAAtaaccaactttattcagagcatcagacaatttattgATAAAACGAGTCACCTTCTTACAAGAGTAGGGGGTGTACAGTCACAGGTATACAACCCACATgtgacaaaaacatttttttctatagaGGCGTATGAATAGCAACAGCTGaagtaaactcactcctatcCACTACCCATGGAGGAGCatgaaaacacattccaagaacagCTCTTGTGTTTTGAAGAAACTAGGATTTCTGGGAGTTTTCTCACAAGTGCAGAGAATTCTCACAGGATGTCCATTCTTGGGCAGCAGGCGTTCCTACAGGATGTGGTGGTCAGTTTTATGGCTGTGAACAAGCATGCACCTGGGCCAGGTCAGGCAGGCCCAACACCTGTGGCTACTCTCCTGCCTTACAGAGCTGCGGGGCTCCCCCTTACTCTGGCCGGGTAGGGGCAGCAGATGAGGGACGGATAGACACAGCGTACCGAGTGGTAGCCGATCACATCCGCACACTCAGTGTCTGCATTGCTGACGGTGTCTCCCCGGGGATGTCAGGTGCCCCGTGAGTCTGGAAGGGCAGGGCTGGGAGGGGGGAAATGGGGAGGTGAAGTCAGGTCAAGAGCTCAGAGGGAATAGGCGAGCACCCCACTCCCCGTATTGCTGGCTGGATGATGCTAGGCGGTCACGTCTGTGCTCTGAAACCCTCCAGGCTAGTTCTCCGTCGGATTCTCCGCCGAGCTGTGCGCTATTCCACAGAGGTCTTGCAGGCACCTCCTGGCTTTCTAGGCAGCCTGGTGCCAGTGGTGGTAGAGACACTGGTAAGTACAGAACCTCCTCCTTTCTGCAGGCCTTCTGAGCCCTTGGGAGCCTACCACTGAGCCCCAGCTGTGTCCCACCCTCACTGTCCAGTCCTGCACCCCGTCAAGGAGGCTGAGAGAGCTGGTCTTGCTCACAAAAAGCAGGGAGACCTTGGAAGGACGTTCATTCAGGGTGCTGGACCTTTGACCTCAGGGTTCCCTTCCACTTATATGCCTGCCCCACTGGGAAGTCACTTCCTTATTTGAGTCCCTCCCCAGTTCTCAAAGCATCTGAGCCCCCTGGGCGGGTGTCCCTTGATGCCGGTAAGGAGGAAGGGTgggctgtttatctcttctcTCCCACACCCCCAGGGATCTGCTTATCCAGAACTTGAGAAGAACTCAGTCAAGGTATTGATTGAggtggggagggtgggtgggggtggggaggctgccCGAGAGCTGTAGGGAGAAGCCCGTCGTCTCCAAGGAAACCCAGATCCACTCCCTGCCCTGCCTCGGTTCAGATAGCCAGCCTGGTGTCAGAGGATGAGGCAGCCTTCCTGGCCTCCCTGCAGCGGGGCCGGCGGATCATCGATCGCACCGTCAAGCGCCTGGGCCCTTCTGATTTGTTCCCTGGTGAGTTGGGAGCCTGGCCAAAGCAAAGGGATTCTCAGGCTCGCCAGGGTGAGCGGAGGCCCAGAGCTTTTGGCCTACCAAGGACTTCAGACTCACACACCCCGCCCCCAGTCCCCAGCTTCTGCCGGAAGTTTCTCCCAGTTGCTTTAAACCTGAGCACCACAGGAACCCTGCCCTGCCACCCCCTCTcctaaccacccacccacccagccctTGTTACCAAAGTCAGCTTCATGCTTAAACCGAGACCACCAAAATGCATTGAGTTCTCATCTTTATCTGACCTTGGAACCCGAAGTTTCAAAGTTTCAAGATGGCGCCTCACACACTAGAGGGGTTCGTGTGACTGAAAAAAAACCCTAAGCTGGCttacttccttctcttccctttgatCTGCCACTCCCACCCTCAACCCTCTGCTCTGTGTCCTCAGCCGAAGTGGCCTGGTCATTGTCGCTGTCTGGGAATCTGGGGATTCCCCTGGACCTGGTGGAGCTgatgctggaggagaagggggtGAAGCTGGACACGGCAGGACTGGAGCAGCTAGCCCAGAAGGAGGCTCAGGTACAGGCCGCCAGGCTCGGCAGTGACCCGGCCATTCCTCCCTCAGCCCTTAGAGGTAAGGAGACAGAACCACGGGCCCTGCTCGGTCTGTAGAGAGGAGCATCAGCCCCAGTGACCaaacagaaggagaagaaagggccAGGGGTGCTTGTGGGCAAAGAGACCTGACCCTGAGGCGCCTGTCCTGTCTAGTTTACTAGCCACCTAAGATAGCTCTCTAGAGGCCAGCAAACCCCCTTAGGTCTCATTCCACGCAAGCTGCAGGGTCCACAGAGACAGGGCTTTCAAAGGCTCAAGTCCTATCCCATGGAGTTCTCTGTGCACCTGACACCCCCTCAACACCTCCCTGCCACCCACACACGATTGTATTGCAGCACCGGGCCCAGCAAGCAGAGGCAGATCAGGAGGACCGATTGTGTCTTGATGTCCACGCACTGGAGGAGCTGCACCGTCAAGGCATACCCACAACTGATGACAGCCCCAAGTATAACTACACTCTTCACCCCAACGGGGATTATGGTGAGAACCTAGACCCAGGCTGGTAGGCACAAGCTTACCTGACCTTGactgggaaggagagaaatgatagCTACCAGCCTCTTGCATTGCCCAAAGTATCCAGCAGGGGTCACTACCTCCTTCATCTGGAAATGCCTTCTCCTTCACCCTCTAAAGCCTCATCCCAAACCCATCATCACATCCCCGGGGCCCTAACACTGATAAATCCTTCTGCTTCTGGCAGAGTTTGGCCTCTGTGAGGCCCGGGTGTTACAGCTGTATTCAGAGACTGGGACAGCCGTGGCCTCCGTGGGAGCAGGCCAGCGCTGTGGCCTCCTATTAGATAGAACCAACTTCTACGCTGAACAAGGGGGTCAGGCTTCAGACCGAGGCTACCTTGTCCGTACAGGGCAGCAGGTGAGTGTCAGACACCCGGGATGGCTCCCGTGGGAGGCAGATGTGAGGCCACACCAGTGGCGAGACATGACCACAAGCAGTCATCTGACTACCTCCTCTTCTCCCCAGGACATGTTGTTCCCTGTGGCTGGGGCTCAGCTCTGTGGGGGTTTTATCCTGCATGAGGCCATGGCTCCCGAGCGCCTACAGGTGGGGGATCAAGTGCAGCTGTATGTAGATAAGGTAAGGCGCCTACTCCGGCCGCTCTTGATGTCTTGTagcccctccacctcccctccccgGCCCTCACCCAGGACCCTGGGTAACAAAAGCGTTCTAGGCCTGGCGAATGGGATGCATGGTGAAGCACACGGCCACCCACCTGCTGAGCTGGGCCCTTCGGCAGACCCTCGGACCGACCACCGAGCAGCGGGGCTCCCATCTCAACCCCGAGCGGCTGCGCTTTGACGTGGCCACCCAGGTGAGCTGGACACAGAAAGACGGACTTTATGGGAAGTGGCATGCTCCAAGACAGACTAGGATCGACCATTGTCGAGGACCCGGGGCTATGGGTTGGTACCACGGTACTGTTCCTTGGACCCTCACCTCAGCAAGGCCACCCTATTCAGGACGGTACTTTTACCTCCAGTTACTCCTCACCTTGTGGGCAGAAGCAGTTACAAAACCTCTGCCTATCGCTCTGTGTCCCCGCCCTCCCAGACCCTACTAACCACAGAGCAGCTACGGACAGTAGAGAGCTACGTGCAGGAAGTCGTGGGGCAGGATAAGCCTGTGTTCATGGAGGAAGTGCCCCTGGCACACACTGCCCGCATCCCCGGCCTTCGCTCACTGGATGAGGTGAGTCGTAGACGGTAATCCCGGAAGGCTTCCCTTGTCCGTTGCAGGCAGCTGACGGCCCTTGCCCCGCCTTCCTCTCAGGTGTACCCAGACCCCGTCCGGGTGGTGTCCGTTGGGGTTCCTGTTGCCCACGCACTGGGGCCAGCCTCCCAGGCTGCAATGCACACCTCCGTGGAGCTGTGCTGTGGGACGTGAGTCACTCTTGGGTCACCCTGCCCCTGAGCCCTGGATCCTCGTCCTCCCTTAACCTTGGCAGCCACCATCCCTTGCTTTGGGCTCGGACTTCTCCCTTATCACCCCTTTCCCCGACTTCCTCTAGGCACCTGCTAAGTACCGGGGCCGTGGGAGACTTGGTGATCATTGGGGAACGGCAGCTGGTCAAGGGCATCACTCGCCTACTGGCCATCACTGGGGAGCAGGCCCAACAGGTTAGAATACTAGAAGCCCTGGAGACTTCTgaatggggggttgggggtggaggggtgaggGGAACACACAGCTGACACCCAGGCTCAGCAGTGCCCAGTGGTAACACACACTGCTGGGACGTAGCATCTGCTGGCAGCTAGCAGCAGCTAATTTAGGCCTGGTTCCTTGACTGGCCCCAACCGGCAAACATTTCTAATACTGCCCAGACTGCAGTGAGGTGTGAGACCCTGTCCTAGGAGGGTGACTGTATGCCTTCACATTCTTGTCCCCTCCCATAGGCCCGAGAGGTAGGCCAGAGCctgtctcaggaggtggaagcagccAGCGAGCGACTAAGTCAGGGCAGCCGAGACCTGCCGGAAGCTCACCGGCTATCTAAGGACATAGGACGTCTCACCGAGGTCAGGGGCCACCCTCACCACTCCAGTCCCTACCCTCCACTGGCCGTGTCCCCTCCTCTGTCCCTTCCTGGACCCTTCCCGTCCCTCCCAGCCTTCCAGCCGGCCTAGATGTTTGTCTTCAGGGTAGGTATGGTGTCCACCCTGGCACTGTCAGTCAGGAGAAGGGCAAGGGTGACACACGGCTCTGACCATAGGTAGCAGAGTCTGCTGTGATACCTCAGTGGCAACGGCAGGAGCTGCAGACCACACTGAAGATGCTACAGCGCCGTGCCAACACTGCCATCCGGAAACTGGAGAAGGGCCAGGTAAGAGGAAGTCAGCCATGCCCAGTACTCGTGGACATCACCTCGCTCACCCTAGGAAGCTTCCAGAACTGGGATAGAAGTCAGCTGCAGGATCCTACTTGGTGTGCTCCCATGTCCCTTATCACCAAGCCACTCCCCACCTCTGCCTGGCCACAGCTCctacccctccaccaccaccaccaccccacccgcCACCGTTCCCATTAGGCAGCCTCCTGATTCAAATGCTGTTCAGCCTTAATTGCTCCTTGACTGCTAGTTCCTGGTCCCCTCCCCGGCCATCTGCGCCATCTGGTCTTCCTCCTCTCACCTTCAGCAACTGTTGTAGGGCCCTGTGACAGAATAGAAGAGCCAAGACAGTCACAGAAGGTCACAGATGGGACCCAAGAAAGCAGGCCATGCCAGGCAGAGCCCCCGCCACCTCTCCTCAGAGTTAATGGCATTTAtagagagagcaggggagggagggaaggagggagagagggaggggctgtTTAGGTCTCAGCTCAAGAGTGGAGCATCCATCACTGGCCCCTCTGCCCCACAGGCTACAGAGAAATCCCAGGAGCTGTTGAAACGACACTCGGAGGGGCCTCTGATTGTGGACACTGTCTCTGCCGAGTCCCTCTCAGTGAGTGCCATGCAGTGACCTGCCTGGGGCCTGCAGAAGGCCAAGTCCTGCCTTGGGAGGTCCCGGGCCTCGGGGGAGTGGTGGGTCACTGTGTCACCCTCATACAGGTGCTGGTAAAGGTCGTGCGGCAGCTGTGCAAACAGGCCCCTAGCATATCCGTGCTGCTGCTCAGCCCCCAGCCCACTGGCAGTGTCCTGTGTGCCTGCCAGGTGGCCCAGGTAAGAGGGTCCCAAGAACCCACCCGAAGTGGCCCATGCCTAGCTGTTTCCACCCTTTTTATTCTTCCAGACAGGAGATGTAGGGTTCAGGGAGATAACCTGTGACAGGAATAGAGGCAGTCTCTCCTCATCCCTAAAGatgcccccttctccttcccagaaGGCATTGTGAAATTCCTTAGTCACCTGCCTCAAGGCCCCAGTTCCTTGCAAACAAGTCTCAGACACTCATCACTTCCATGCGTATTCCCAGTCCAACCCGTTCTTAATTGCCTCACcaaatcccccttccctgggcccAGCCCGGGAGAGGGTGCTCATGGCTGGTGGCTGCATCCTTCCCTGGGCCCAGCCCGGGAGAGGGTGCTCATGGCTGGTGGCTGCTCCCTTGAGGGTCCATCGAATGGGTAAAGGCCGTGAGGACTATTCCACATAGCTTCTTCCCCTTGTgattctctcccccacccccaggatgcCACGCCCACCTTCACTGCTGAAGCCTGGGCACTGGCTGTGTGCAGCCACATGGGAGGCAAGGCGTGGGGCTCCAGAGTGGTAGCTCAGGGGACTGGACACACGGCTGACCTGGAGGCCGCCCTCGGGACAGCCCGAGCTTACGCACTCAGCCAGCTCTGACGAGGACCACCCAGGACACAGAGGAACAAGAGGCAGGCAAGCATCTGGAGCCCTCATGAAACCACAGAGCTttcctggaggctgaggcagaggaccAGCAGCCGGAGGCCAGGTATCTGAGCCAAAGAAGGTCACCCGGGCCACCAGGAGACTGTAAGAAACAAAAGCCAACTGAGAGGCAGCAACCTCAACAGATGTGAAGACCCGGGCTGCTGGAGCTGGGAGCAGCTAATAAAAGTCTTCCACAGGACTGGAgacttggctcagtggttaagagcacttgttgttcatagaaaggacccaggttcggttcccagcatccacatggaggctCCCTACCTCCTCACGCACTAGaaatacatgtggtacacaataATACAAtaatttggtgtatgtgtgtgtgtgtgtgtgtttaagtgtttCACAAAGGATGGAAAGTTCTAGAGGATTCTGTCTTTGGAAAAAGAGTGGCCTGTTC is part of the Mus musculus strain C57BL/6J chromosome 17, GRCm38.p6 C57BL/6J genome and harbors:
- the Aars2 gene encoding alanine--tRNA ligase, mitochondrial isoform 2 (isoform 2 is encoded by transcript variant 2), with translation MPVRRKGGLFISSLPHPQGSAYPELEKNSVKIASLVSEDEAAFLASLQRGRRIIDRTVKRLGPSDLFPAEVAWSLSLSGNLGIPLDLVELMLEEKGVKLDTAGLEQLAQKEAQHRAQQAEADQEDRLCLDVHALEELHRQGIPTTDDSPKYNYTLHPNGDYEFGLCEARVLQLYSETGTAVASVGAGQRCGLLLDRTNFYAEQGGQASDRGYLVRTGQQDMLFPVAGAQLCGGFILHEAMAPERLQVGDQVQLYVDKAWRMGCMVKHTATHLLSWALRQTLGPTTEQRGSHLNPERLRFDVATQTLLTTEQLRTVESYVQEVVGQDKPVFMEEVPLAHTARIPGLRSLDEVYPDPVRVVSVGVPVAHALGPASQAAMHTSVELCCGTHLLSTGAVGDLVIIGERQLVKGITRLLAITGEQAQQAREVGQSLSQEVEAASERLSQGSRDLPEAHRLSKDIGRLTEVAESAVIPQWQRQELQTTLKMLQRRANTAIRKLEKGQATEKSQELLKRHSEGPLIVDTVSAESLSVLVKVVRQLCKQAPSISVLLLSPQPTGSVLCACQVAQDATPTFTAEAWALAVCSHMGGKAWGSRVVAQGTGHTADLEAALGTARAYALSQL
- the Aars2 gene encoding alanine--tRNA ligase, mitochondrial isoform X1, whose product is MSGAPLVLRRILRRAVRYSTEVLQAPPGFLGSLVPVVVETLGSAYPELEKNSVKIASLVSEDEAAFLASLQRGRRIIDRTVKRLGPSDLFPAEVAWSLSLSGNLGIPLDLVELMLEEKGVKLDTAGLEQLAQKEAQHRAQQAEADQEDRLCLDVHALEELHRQGIPTTDDSPKYNYTLHPNGDYEFGLCEARVLQLYSETGTAVASVGAGQRCGLLLDRTNFYAEQGGQASDRGYLVRTGQQDMLFPVAGAQLCGGFILHEAMAPERLQVGDQVQLYVDKAWRMGCMVKHTATHLLSWALRQTLGPTTEQRGSHLNPERLRFDVATQTLLTTEQLRTVESYVQEVVGQDKPVFMEEVPLAHTARIPGLRSLDEVYPDPVRVVSVGVPVAHALGPASQAAMHTSVELCCGTHLLSTGAVGDLVIIGERQLVKGITRLLAITGEQAQQAREVGQSLSQEVEAASERLSQGSRDLPEAHRLSKDIGRLTEVAESAVIPQWQRQELQTTLKMLQRRANTAIRKLEKGQATEKSQELLKRHSEGPLIVDTVSAESLSVLVKVVRQLCKQAPSISVLLLSPQPTGSVLCACQVAQDATPTFTAEAWALAVCSHMGGKAWGSRVVAQGTGHTADLEAALGTARAYALSQL
- the Aars2 gene encoding alanine--tRNA ligase, mitochondrial isoform 1 precursor (isoform 1 precursor is encoded by transcript variant 1) — encoded protein: MAVALAAAAGKLRRAIGRSCPWQPFSTEPGPPHGAAVRDAFLSFFRDRHGHRLVPSATVRPRGDPSLLFVNAGMNQFKPIFLGTVDPRSEMAGFRRVVNSQKCVRAGGRHNDLEDVGRDLSHHTFFEMLGNWAFGGEYFKEEACSMAWELLTQVYGIPEDRLWVSYFSGDSQTGLDPDLETRDIWLSLGVPASRVLSFGPQENFWEMGDTGPCGPCTEIHYDLAGGVGSPQLVELWNLVFMQHYREADGSLQLLPQRHVDTGMGLERLVAVLQGKRSTYDTDLFSPLLDAIHQSCGAPPYSGRVGAADEGRIDTAYRVVADHIRTLSVCIADGVSPGMSGAPLVLRRILRRAVRYSTEVLQAPPGFLGSLVPVVVETLGSAYPELEKNSVKIASLVSEDEAAFLASLQRGRRIIDRTVKRLGPSDLFPAEVAWSLSLSGNLGIPLDLVELMLEEKGVKLDTAGLEQLAQKEAQHRAQQAEADQEDRLCLDVHALEELHRQGIPTTDDSPKYNYTLHPNGDYEFGLCEARVLQLYSETGTAVASVGAGQRCGLLLDRTNFYAEQGGQASDRGYLVRTGQQDMLFPVAGAQLCGGFILHEAMAPERLQVGDQVQLYVDKAWRMGCMVKHTATHLLSWALRQTLGPTTEQRGSHLNPERLRFDVATQTLLTTEQLRTVESYVQEVVGQDKPVFMEEVPLAHTARIPGLRSLDEVYPDPVRVVSVGVPVAHALGPASQAAMHTSVELCCGTHLLSTGAVGDLVIIGERQLVKGITRLLAITGEQAQQAREVGQSLSQEVEAASERLSQGSRDLPEAHRLSKDIGRLTEVAESAVIPQWQRQELQTTLKMLQRRANTAIRKLEKGQATEKSQELLKRHSEGPLIVDTVSAESLSVLVKVVRQLCKQAPSISVLLLSPQPTGSVLCACQVAQDATPTFTAEAWALAVCSHMGGKAWGSRVVAQGTGHTADLEAALGTARAYALSQL